The Pagrus major chromosome 10, Pma_NU_1.0 genome contains a region encoding:
- the cct7 gene encoding T-complex protein 1 subunit eta — translation MMPTPVILLKEGTDTSQGIPQLISNINACQVIAEAVRTTLGPRGMDKLMVDGRGKATISNDGATILKLLDVVHPAAKTLVDIARSQDAEVGDGTTSVTLLAAEFLKQLKSYVEEGLHPQTIIRAFRTATNLAVNKIKDVAVSVKKDDKQEQRQLLEKCAATAMNSKLIAGQKGFFSKMVVDAVMSLDELLSLKMIGIKKVQGGALEDSQLISGVAFKKTFSYAGFEMQPKRYENPKIALLNVELELKAEKDNAEVRVKSVEDYQAIVDAEWNILYDKLEKIYKSGAKVVLSKLPIGDVATQYFADRDLFCAGRVQEEDLRRTMMACGGSIQTSVGAMTDDVLGQCELFEEVQVGGERYNFFKGCPKAKTCTIILRGGAEQFTEETERSLHDAIMIVRRAIKNDSIVAGGGAIEMELSKYLRDYSRTIPGKQQLLIGAYAKALEIIPRQLCDNAGFDATNILNKLRAKHAQGGMWYGVDINNEDIADNFAACVWEPSIVRINALTAASEAACLILSVDETIKNPRSSMDGPPGGGRGRGRGRPHAH, via the exons cCCACACCGGTTATCCTGCTGAAGGAGGGGACAGACACGTCTCAGGGCATCCCTCAGCTCATCAGTAACATCAATGCCTGCCAG GTGATTGCTGAGGCTGTCAGGACCACCCTTGGGCCCAGGGGGATGGACAAACTGATGGTGGATggcagag GTAAGGCCACAATCTCCAATGATGGAGCCACCATCCTGAAACTGCTGGATGTAGTCCACCCTGCTGCCAAGACCTTGGTGGACATTGCTCGCTCCCAGGATGCAGAG GTCGGGGACGGCACCACCTCCGTCACTCTCCTGGCTGCTGAGTTCCTGAAGCAGCTGAAGTCGTACGTGGAGGAGGGTCTCCACCCTCAGACCATCATCAGAGCGTTCCGCACCGCCACCAACCTTGCCGTCAACAAAATCAAGGACGTTGCTGTCTCGGTGAAGAAAGACGACAAGCA AGAGCAGAGGCAGCTGTTGGAGAAATGTGCAGCCACAGCCATGAACTCCAAGCTAATCGCTGGTCAGAAGGGCTTCTTCTCCAAAATGGTGGTGGACGCTGTCATGTCTCTGGATGAGCTGCTGTCTCTGAAGATGATCGGCATCAAGAAAGTCCAGGGAGGAGCCCTTGAG GACTCCCAGCTGATCTCTGGGGTTGCATTTAAGAAAACCTTCTCCTACGCTGGGTTTGAGATGCAGCCTAAACGCTATGAGAATCCGAAGATTGCTTTGCTCAacgtggagctggagctgaaggCTGAGAAGGATAACGCTGAGGTCCGCGTGAAATCTGTGGAG GACTACCAGGCAATTGTGGACGCAGAGTGGAACATCCTGTACGACAAACTGGAGAAGATCTATAAGTCAGGAGCCAAAGTGGTGTTGTCCAAGTTGCCCATCGGTGATGTGGCCACTCAGTACTTTGCTGACAGAGACCTGTTCTGCGCTGGCAGGGTGCAGGAGGAGGATCTGAGGAGGACCATGATG GCCTGCGGCGGCTCCATCCAGACCTCAGTTGGTGCCATGACAGACGACGTCCTGGGACAGTGTGAACTCTTCGAGGAGGTCCAGGTTGGAGGAGAGAG gtatAACTTCTTCAAGGGCTGTCCAAAGGCAAAGACGTGCACCATCATCCTGAGGGGCGGAGCAGAACAGTTCACAGAGGAGACGGAGCGGTCACTGCACGATGCCATCATGATCGTACGCAGAGCCATCAAG AACGACTCCATTGTAGCGGGCGGAGGAGCCATAGAGATGGAGTTGTCCAAGTACCTGCGGGATTACTCCAGGACCATCcctggaaaacagcagctgctgaTCGGAGCCTACGCCAAGGCCCTGGAGATCATCCCCAGACAGCTGTGTGACAACGCTGGCTTTGATGCCACCAACATCTTGAACAAACTGCGCGCCAAACACGCACAG GGCGGTATGTGGTACGGTGTGGACATCAACAACGAGGACATTGCAGACAACTTTGCCGCCTGCGTTTGGGAGCCGTCCATCGTGCGGATCAATGCTCTGACGGCGGCGTCAGAGGCAGCCTGTCTCATCCTGTCAGTCGATGAGACAATCAAGAACCCACGCAGCTCTATGGATGGACCTCCAGGCGGTGGCAGGGGCAGAGGCCGCGGGAGACCCCACGCTCACTAA
- the hspa12b gene encoding heat shock 70 kDa protein 12B, translated as MVDVVQPDPNSLQIPDDISAASSVPSSPATARNDCSITPLTPSPSPRVEVRPRMACPFTVVVAIDFGTTSSGYAFSFTQDAEAIHMMKRWEGGDPGVANQKSPTCLLLTPDLRFHSFGFAARDFYHDLDPEEARHWLYFDKFKMKIHSTSDLTMETELEAVNGRRVRAIEVFAHALRFFREHALKEVKDQSSSVLEGEEIRWVITVPAVWRQPAKQFMREASYLAGLVSPDCPEQLLIALEPEAASIYCRKLRLHQVIDLSLQPVTNGLDLEGSRPFDSSFRQAREQLRRSRHSRTFLVESGTGELWSELQTGDRYIVADCGGGTVDLTVHQIEQPQGTLKELYKASGGPYGAVGVDLAFEAMLCQIFGDDFIQSFKAKRPAAWVDLTIAFEARKRTAAPGRANALNISLPFSFIDYYKRHRGQSVEAALRRSNMNIVKWSSQGMLRLTQEAMNELFQPTIINIVKHIEELMAKPEVCGVRFLFLVGGFAESPMLQKAVQRSLGRTCRIIIPHDVGLTILKGAVLFGLDPTVVRVRRCPLTYGVGVLNRFVEGRHPREKLLIKEGREWCTDILDRFVSVDQSVALGEVVRRSYTPARLGQRKIIINIYCSTTDDVTYISDPGVRKCGTVTLDLPEPLPLPGAVGGAGGGGGPERREIRATMQFGDTEIKVTAVDVMSNRSVRASIDFLSN; from the exons ATGGTTGACGTGGTGCAGCCAGACCCCAACAGCCTTCAGATACCCG ATGATATATCAGCCGCTTCGTCAGTCCCTTCGTCGCCTGCCACAGCTAGAAATGACTGCAGCATCACACCCCTCACACCGTCACCCTCACCg cgGGTGGAGGTCAGACCCAGGATGGCCTGTCCGTTCACGGTGGTCGTGGCGATAGACTTTGGGACGACCTCCAGCGGCTACGCGTTCAGCTTCACACAGGACGCAGAGGCCATACACATGATGAA GCGCTGGGAGGGCGGCGACCCTGGGGTGGCCAATCAGAAGAGCCCGACGTGTCTGCTGCTGACTCCTGATTTGCGGTTCCACAGTTTTGGGTTCGCGGCCCGCGACTTCTACCACGACCTGGACCCAGAGGAGGCCCGGCATTGGCTCTACTTCGATAAGTTCAAGATGAAGATCCACAGCACGAGT gACCTCACCATGGAGACGGAGCTGGAGGCAGTAAACGGTCGGAGGGTCAGGGCCATCGAGGTGTTTGCTCACGCCCTGCGATTCTTCAGGGAACATGCCCTAAAG GAGGTGAAGGACCAGTCGTCATCTGTactggagggagaggagatcAGATGGGTGATCACTGTCCCCGCTGTGTGGAGACAACCTGCCAAACAGTTCATGAGAGAGGCTTCATACCTG gctgGTCTTGTATCTCCCGACTGTCCCGAGCAGCTCCTCATCGCTCTGGAACCAGAAGCTGCATCCATTTACTGCCGCAAGCTCCGCCTCCACCAGGTGATTGACCTGAGCTTGCAGCCAGTCACAAATGGCCTCGATCTGGAGGGGTCACGGCCCTTTGACTCAAGCTTCAGACAAG cgagggagcagctgaggagatcGAGACACAGCAGGACCTTCCTGGTGGAGAGTGGAACCGGAGAGctgtggtcagagctgcagactg GTGACAGGTATATCGTTGCAGACTGTGGGGGAGGAACAGTTGACCTGACAGTCCATCAGATCGAGCAGCCACAGGGAACACTTAAAGAACTCTACAAAGCTTCAG GTGGTCCGTACGGTGCCGTCGGAGTAGACCTGGCCTTCGAGGCCATGCTGTGCCAGATTTTCGGTGACGACTTCATCCAGAGTTTCAAAGCCAAGCGGCCGGCAGCCTGGGTGGACCTCACCATCGCATTCGAGGCGAGGAAACGGACGGCGGCGCCAGGCAGGGCCAACGCCCTCAACATCTCCCTGCCCTTCTCTTTCATCGACTACTACAAGAGACACAGGGGCCAGAGTGTGGAGGCCGCCCTGAGGAGGAGcaa catgaaCATAGTGAAGTGGTCGTCCCAGGGGATGCTGCGGCTGACACAGGAAGCCATGAATGAGCTCTTCCAGCCCACCATCATCAATATTGTCAAACACATTG AGGAGCTGATGGCAAAACCGGAGGTGTGTGGAGTGCGTTTCCTCTTCCTGGTTGGTGGTTTTGCAGAGTCGCCCATGCTGCAGAAAGCAGTTCAGAGATCACTGGGCCGGACGTGTCGCATCATCATCCCCCATGACGTCGGACTGACCATACTGAAGGGTGCCGTGCTCTTTGGCCTGGACCCCACTGTG GTCAGAGTGCGTCGATGCCCCCTGACCTACGGCGTTGGAGTCTTGAACCGGTTCGTGGAGGGACGCCACCCTCGAGAAAAACTCCTCATCAAGGAAGGCCGCGAGTGGTGCACCGACATCCTCGACCGCTTCGTCTCCGTCGACCAGTCGGTGGCTCTGGGCGAGGTCGTGAGACGGAGCTACACGCCTGCTCGTCTGGGCCAGCGGAAGATCATCATCAACATCTACTGCAGCACGACGGACGACGTCACGTACATTTCCGACCCCGGAGTCAGGAAGTGCGGGACGGTAACTTTAGACCTTCCGGAACCGTTACCGCTACCGGGAGCAgtgggaggagcaggaggaggaggaggcccagagaggagagagatcagAGCGACCATGCAGTTTGGAGACACGGAGATCAAAGTCACAGCTGTTGACGTCATGTCTAATCGCTCTGTCCGGGCTTCCATAGACTTCCTGTCTAattga